A portion of the Daphnia magna isolate NIES linkage group LG4, ASM2063170v1.1, whole genome shotgun sequence genome contains these proteins:
- the LOC116921909 gene encoding membrane-associated guanylate kinase, WW and PDZ domain-containing protein 1 isoform X5, with product MKRTPKSWSASLPRSTTRRALGRIVATPPVLLRRQRWRSSSHLYTTTPTFDSDNFATDSASLLQSLTDEPNLIFSSSESSESSSMAGTQSALNPVLLNSRWSTGNYYGTPKPSLDSPLVLPSTPLAQSSTSALLQQHNNNNSLLLLAGAHPSSEGKRRRNRSNVEAMAAAQNDGDADPNSGIDHSSMQQHLNPSQRMAAGNNAAAPICNNNSIGGSNNNMSIPSYREDGGGAMGGLSEAELGPLPQNWEKAYTERGEVYFIDHNTGTSQWLDPRLSKIQKKSLEECAEDELPYGWEKIDDPTYGTYYIDHVNRKTQYENPVTQAKKGGSGANETGTSSPPAPPATSGLPTTGNASSTDSGNSTYPRLKKQQQQQQSNESGGGGGHNGNNQPPAPLPKRSNSESRLNLHGYGGYNRPFFTRNPSELQGERICTTLLKSNRGLGFTIVGGDDSEEEFLQIKSVVPHGPAWVDGRLQTGDVLVYVMDQCVLGYTHHDMVNMFQSIAPGQAVALEVCRGYPLPFDPNDPNTEIVTTVAVAQQDGNKGPSRPGSADLLMGSSSSEHHHHHHHHQDNNDMAHRFDGDEYGDGGVNGNPSAGPNKVEFLTVQITKGAMGFGFTIADSAYGQKVKTILDRPRCKNLQEGDILVDINGINMRHMSHGEVVQVLKDCAWGREASITVQRGGAATPTKNKWKKGGIKEQDQQQQPPVSPRKPPVGAGLFRSKTPTADLYSAQTKEVVPIRPKTPLVDTRNRPKTPSMGVGMSSGGPAQQSSLPDHLEQHREINRTPVNALAEQFQNGMNFQENNGYNNQQQQRNVMNRSRSPGRELDSHPSSMQMHYENGLPPDAGYGGMPNGYPPAYESDYGRMGQPSRNPRADPYAPNPYTGGSYSMDASRPMDYGYGYSGMNGPNVPDYPEENLGQFHRQDSGYGTQPQSVVVGYSNNSGNSGNNVLRQNAGGPGSFAPLKEGTSFDHDLPSYPPSMSTGRPDVAMRRPPNNSGGNGNANPPVNSSGQQSLPPPPPPGEWMEMNVTLLRHETGFGFRIVGGTEEGSQVSIGHIVPGGAADLDGRLRTGDEILAVDLMSVVHTSHHHVVQLMGAAALNGRVSITVRRWIPLHPSSISPQDTGYPSGVGDGSGMIYPYDVTVVRREDEGFGFVIISSVTKGVSFIGQIIPDSPAKRCSQLHVGDRILAVNHHDISRLHHGDIVNLIKDSGYTVTLTVGPPLDDTASSNASNSHRSSDAMVTAQALPAPASDGTRSPNRIDAYHQQYVYNQEDQIDGPMIDGSEAYPPIEEDQLYAVELSRGTRGFGFSIRGGREFHNMPLFVLRIADNGAAAQDGRLRVGDQLIEINGISTKNMTHADAIELIKNGGMVVRLLLRRGNVAPPMGENGQMLSPSTTGSPTTPSGMMEMMRPNSSMAQPHHGSYGSNGPLSQNHQTDSRMPNGIPVGHQQPPPPSQQQQQYTGPPPYMMGPRGMPNGGMRGNVPAPLNVPPSQRNLNGPLSHSSPRVIGAAGNVAGDYYWGS from the exons aTGAAACGTACGCCCAAGTCGTGGTCGGCTTCTTTGCCACGATCGACCACCCGTCGTGCACTCGGCCGGATTGTCGCCACACCGCCGGTTTTGCTACGACGCCAGCGATGGAGATCTTCTTCCCATCTGTACACAACCACGCCCACTTTTGATTCCGATAACTTTGCCACCGATTCCGCCAGCCTGTTGCAGTCACTAACAGACGAACCCAACttaatattttcttcttctgagTCTTCTGAGTCTTCTTCCATGGCCGGCACTCAATCCGCCCTCAATCCCGTTCTGTTAAACTCACGATGGTCGACAG gaAATTATTACGGGACTCCGAAACCTTCGTTGGATTCACCGTTGGTCTTACCGTCCACTCCTTTAGCACAGTCTTCGACATCGGCGTTGCTCCAAcagcacaacaacaacaactcgTTGCTTTTGCTGGCCGGAGCACATCCCAGCTCGGAGGGTAAACGTCGCCGAAATCGTTCGAATGTGGAAGCGATGGCCGCGGCACAGAACGACGGCGATGCCGACCCAAACAGTGGCATCGATCACTCTTCCATGCAGCAGCATCTGAATCCATCGCAGAGGATGGCCGCCGGCAATAACGCTGCAGCTCCCATTTGCAATAATAATAGTATAGGTGGCAGCAATAATAACATGTCGATTCCGAGTTATCGCGAAGACGGTGGCGGTGCCATGGGCGGACTATCCGAAGCCGAATTGGGTCCATTGCCGCAAAATTGGGAAAAGGCGTACACGGAACGAGGCGAAGTTTATTTCATCGA CCATAATACTGGAACGTCTCAGTGGCTGGACCCGAGACTGTCCAAAATCCAGAAAAAGTCGCTGGAAGAATGCGCCGAAGATGAATTGCCCTACGGATGGGAGAAGATTGACGATCCGACGTACGGGACGTACTACATCGATCACGTCAATCGCAAAACGCAGTACGAGAATCCGGTCACGCAGGCGAAGAAAGGCGGCAGCGGAGCCAACGAGACTGGAACTAGCAGTCCGCCGGCTCCACCCGCAACGAGCGGCCTACCCACCACTGGCAATGCCAGCAGCACCGATTCCGGGAACAGTACCTACCCCCGTttgaagaaacaacaacagcaacaacaatcgAACGAGAgcggaggaggaggaggacaCAATGGCAACAACCAACCACCGGCTCCATTACCCAAACGCTCCAATAGTGAGTCCAGATTAAATCTCCACGGTTACGGAG GTTACAACCGACCGTTTTTCACGAGAAATCCGTCCGAATTGCAAGGCGAACGGATCTGTACGACGTTGCTCAAATCTAACCGCGGACTGGGTTTCACCATCGTCGGCGGTGACGACAGCGAAGAGGAATTCCTCCAGATCAAATCTGTCGTTCCGCACGGACCCGCCTGGGTCGACGGACGCCTACAGACCG GCGACGTTCTGGTGTACGTAATGGATCAGTGCGTTCTGGGCTACACCCACCACGATATGGTGAACATGTTCCAGTCTATAGCGCCGGGCCAGGCCGTTGCGTTGGAAGTTTGTCGAGGATATCCTCTGCCCTTCGACCCGAACGATCCCAACACTGAGATTGTGACTACCGTGGCCGTTGCCCAGCAGGACGGCAATAAGGGGCCGTCTCGTCCCGGAAGTGCCGACCTGCTCATGGGCTCCTCTTCATCCGAGcatcaccaccaccaccaccaccatcaGGATAATAACGACATGGCTCACCGCTTTGACG GTGATGAGTACGGCGATGGAGGAGTCAATGGCAATCCATCGGCAGGTCCCAACAAGGTTGAATTCCTGACTGTTCAAATAACGAAAGGGGCGATGGGCTTCGGCTTCACGATTGCAGACAGCGCCTACGGCCAAAAGGTCAAGACCATATTGGACAGGCCGCGTTGCAAGAACCTCCAAGAAGGAGACATCCTGGTTGACATTAACGGCATCAATATGCGACACATGAGTCACGGCGAAGTTGTCCag GTGCTGAAAGATTGCGCTTGGGGTCGCGAAGCATCCATTACTGTGCAACGTGGCGGTGCGGCAACGCCCACTAAAAACAAGtggaaaaaggggggaattaAAGAACAggaccaacaacaacagccgcCCGTCAGTCCGCGCAAACCTCCAGTCGGTGCTGGACTGTTTCGCAGTAAAACGCCCACCGCAGATCTTTAcag cgCCCAGACAAAGGAAGTGGTGCCCATCAGACCGAAAACGCCACTGGTGGACACACGCAACCGGCCCAAAACGCCCTCTATGGGAGTGGGTATGAGTAGCGGTGGTCCAGCTCAGCAATCGTCCCTGCCGGATCACCTGGAACAGCACCGCGAAATTAACCGAACGCCAGTCAACGCTCTGGCGGAGCAATTCCAGAACGGGATGAATTTCCAGGAGAATAACGGTTACAAtaatcagcaacaacaacggaACGTGATGAATCGAAGCCGAAGTCCAGGCAGGGAACTCGACTCGCATCCGTCGTCGATGCAGATGCACTACGAGAACGGCCTGCCACCGGACGCTGGTTATGGAGGCATGCCCAACGGCTATCCACCTGCCTACGAGTCGGATTACGGCCGGATGGGTCAACCGTCTCGCAATCCGCGTGCCGATCCCTACGCTCCCAATCCCTACACCGGTGGATCGTATTCCATGGATGCATCCCGTCCAATGGATTACgg ttaCGGCTATTCAGGAATGAATGGCCCAAATGTTCCAGACTATCCGGAAGAGAATCTAGGCCAGTTTCATCGCCAAGATTCCGGCTACGGCACGCAACCGCAGTCGGTGGTTGTCGGTTACAGCAACAATAGCGGCAATAGTGGCAATAACGTCCTGCGTCAGAATGCTGGTGGACCGGGCTCATTCGCCCCGCTCAAAGAAGGCACCAGCTTCGATCACGATTTACCGTCGTATCCACCGAGCATGTCGACAGGTCGGCCGGACGTGGCCATGCGGAGGCCACCGAACAATAGCGGCGGCAATGGCAACGCCAATCCACCAGTCAACTCATCTGGCCAGCAATcgctgccgccgccgccgccgcccgGCGAATGGATGGAAATGAACGTGACGCTCTTAAGACACGAAACGGGTTTCGGTTTCCGGATCGTTGGCGGCACAGAAGAAGGATCGCAAGTCTCGATCGGGCACATTGTTCCAGGCGGAGCAGCTGATCTGGACGGCCGGCTGAGGACCGGCGACGAAATTTTGGCCGTTGATTTAATGTCGGTCGTCCACACATCTCATCACCACGTTGTCCAGTTAATGGGCGCGGCCGCTCTCAATGGCCGAGTCTCCATTACGGTCAGGCGCTGGATACCCCTCCATCCATCGTCCATTTCTCCTCAAG ATACTGGATATCCAAGCGGAGTAGGTGACGGCAGTGGCATGATTTACCCGTACGACGTGACGGTAGTGCGTCGCGAAGACGAAGGTTTCGGTTTCGTCATCATCTCGTCGGTGACAAAGGGCGTCTCGTTTATCGGGCAAATCATTCCCGACAGCCCGGCCAAGCGTTGCAGTCAGCTGCACGTCGGTGACCGCATTTTGGCTGTCAATCATCACGACATATCCAGGCTTCACCATGGCGATATTGTCAACCTCATTAAAGATTCGGGTTACACCGTTACGCTCACTGTTGGTCCGCCTCTCGACGATACTGCCTCCAGCAACGCCTCCAATTCTCACCGG tccTCCGATGCCATGGTAACTGCCCAAGCCTTGCCCGCTCCTGCTAGTGACGGTACTAGGAGCCCCAacag AATTGACGCTTATCACCAACAGTATGTCTACAACCAGGAAGATCAAATCGATGGGCCGATGATT GACGGATCTGAGGCCTACCCGCCCATCGAAGAGGATCAACTTTACGCCGTTGAATTGAGCCGAGGCACGCGAGGATTTGGGTTCAGCATTCGAGGCGGAAGAGAATTTCATAATATGCCGCTCTTCGTTCTCCGCATCGCCGACAATGGCGCTGCCGCTCAAGATGGCCGTCTAAGA GTGGGTGATCAGCTGATTGAAATCAATGGCATCAGTACGAAGAATATGACGCACGCGGACGCTATCGAGTTGATTAAAAACGGGGGGATGGTGGTCCGTCTTCTACTCCGGCGAGGCAACGTTGCTCCTCCCATGG GTGAAAACGGGCAGATGTTATCGCCTTCAACCACGGGCTCGCCAACGACGCCGTCTGGCATGATGGAAATGATGAGACCCAACAGTTCCATGGCCCAGCCTCATCACGGCTCTTATGGCAGCAATGGACCACTTTCCCAAAATCACCAAACAGATAGCCGCATGCCTAACGGCATTCCCGTTGGCCATCAACAGCCTCCACCGCCAtctcagcaacagcaacaataCACGGGACCGCCGCCTTACATGATGGGTCCGCGTGGGATGCCGAATGGCGGCATGCGCGGAAACGTTCCCGCTCCATTGAACGTTCCGCCCAGTCAGCGCAATTTGAACGGGCCTTTAAGCCACAGTTCGCCGCGTGTTATCGGTGCAGCTGGCAACGTCGCTGGAGATTACTATTGGGGTTCTTGA
- the LOC116921909 gene encoding membrane-associated guanylate kinase, WW and PDZ domain-containing protein 1 isoform X6 has product MAAAQNDGDADPNSGIDHSSMQQHLNPSQRMAAGNNAAAPICNNNSIGGSNNNMSIPSYREDGGGAMGGLSEAELGPLPQNWEKAYTERGEVYFIDHNTGTSQWLDPRLSKIQKKSLEECAEDELPYGWEKIDDPTYGTYYIDHVNRKTQYENPVTQAKKGGSGANETGTSSPPAPPATSGLPTTGNASSTDSGNSTYPRLKKQQQQQQSNESGGGGGHNGNNQPPAPLPKRSNSESRLNLHGYGGYNRPFFTRNPSELQGERICTTLLKSNRGLGFTIVGGDDSEEEFLQIKSVVPHGPAWVDGRLQTGDVLVYVMDQCVLGYTHHDMVNMFQSIAPGQAVALEVCRGYPLPFDPNDPNTEIVTTVAVAQQDGNKGPSRPGSADLLMGSSSSEHHHHHHHHQDNNDMAHRFDGDEYGDGGVNGNPSAGPNKVEFLTVQITKGAMGFGFTIADSAYGQKVKTILDRPRCKNLQEGDILVDINGINMRHMSHGEVVQVLKDCAWGREASITVQRGGAATPTKNKWKKGGIKEQDQQQQPPVSPRKPPVGAGLFRSKTPTADLYSAQTKEVVPIRPKTPLVDTRNRPKTPSMGVGMSSGGPAQQSSLPDHLEQHREINRTPVNALAEQFQNGMNFQENNGYNNQQQQRNVMNRSRSPGRELDSHPSSMQMHYENGLPPDAGYGGMPNGYPPAYESDYGRMGQPSRNPRADPYAPNPYTGGSYSMDASRPMDYGYGYSGMNGPNVPDYPEENLGQFHRQDSGYGTQPQSVVVGYSNNSGNSGNNVLRQNAGGPGSFAPLKEGTSFDHDLPSYPPSMSTGRPDVAMRRPPNNSGGNGNANPPVNSSGQQSLPPPPPPGEWMEMNVTLLRHETGFGFRIVGGTEEGSQVSIGHIVPGGAADLDGRLRTGDEILAVDLMSVVHTSHHHVVQLMGAAALNGRVSITVRRWIPLHPSSISPQDTGYPSGVGDGSGMIYPYDVTVVRREDEGFGFVIISSVTKGVSFIGQIIPDSPAKRCSQLHVGDRILAVNHHDISRLHHGDIVNLIKDSGYTVTLTVGPPLDDTASSNASNSHRSSDAMVTAQALPAPASDGTRSPNRIDAYHQQYVYNQEDQIDGPMIDGSEAYPPIEEDQLYAVELSRGTRGFGFSIRGGREFHNMPLFVLRIADNGAAAQDGRLRVGDQLIEINGISTKNMTHADAIELIKNGGMVVRLLLRRGNVAPPMGENGQMLSPSTTGSPTTPSGMMEMMRPNSSMAQPHHGSYGSNGPLSQNHQTDSRMPNGIPVGHQQPPPPSQQQQQYTGPPPYMMGPRGMPNGGMRGNVPAPLNVPPSQRNLNGPLSHSSPRVIGAAGNVAGDYYWGS; this is encoded by the exons ATGGCCGCGGCACAGAACGACGGCGATGCCGACCCAAACAGTGGCATCGATCACTCTTCCATGCAGCAGCATCTGAATCCATCGCAGAGGATGGCCGCCGGCAATAACGCTGCAGCTCCCATTTGCAATAATAATAGTATAGGTGGCAGCAATAATAACATGTCGATTCCGAGTTATCGCGAAGACGGTGGCGGTGCCATGGGCGGACTATCCGAAGCCGAATTGGGTCCATTGCCGCAAAATTGGGAAAAGGCGTACACGGAACGAGGCGAAGTTTATTTCATCGA CCATAATACTGGAACGTCTCAGTGGCTGGACCCGAGACTGTCCAAAATCCAGAAAAAGTCGCTGGAAGAATGCGCCGAAGATGAATTGCCCTACGGATGGGAGAAGATTGACGATCCGACGTACGGGACGTACTACATCGATCACGTCAATCGCAAAACGCAGTACGAGAATCCGGTCACGCAGGCGAAGAAAGGCGGCAGCGGAGCCAACGAGACTGGAACTAGCAGTCCGCCGGCTCCACCCGCAACGAGCGGCCTACCCACCACTGGCAATGCCAGCAGCACCGATTCCGGGAACAGTACCTACCCCCGTttgaagaaacaacaacagcaacaacaatcgAACGAGAgcggaggaggaggaggacaCAATGGCAACAACCAACCACCGGCTCCATTACCCAAACGCTCCAATAGTGAGTCCAGATTAAATCTCCACGGTTACGGAG GTTACAACCGACCGTTTTTCACGAGAAATCCGTCCGAATTGCAAGGCGAACGGATCTGTACGACGTTGCTCAAATCTAACCGCGGACTGGGTTTCACCATCGTCGGCGGTGACGACAGCGAAGAGGAATTCCTCCAGATCAAATCTGTCGTTCCGCACGGACCCGCCTGGGTCGACGGACGCCTACAGACCG GCGACGTTCTGGTGTACGTAATGGATCAGTGCGTTCTGGGCTACACCCACCACGATATGGTGAACATGTTCCAGTCTATAGCGCCGGGCCAGGCCGTTGCGTTGGAAGTTTGTCGAGGATATCCTCTGCCCTTCGACCCGAACGATCCCAACACTGAGATTGTGACTACCGTGGCCGTTGCCCAGCAGGACGGCAATAAGGGGCCGTCTCGTCCCGGAAGTGCCGACCTGCTCATGGGCTCCTCTTCATCCGAGcatcaccaccaccaccaccaccatcaGGATAATAACGACATGGCTCACCGCTTTGACG GTGATGAGTACGGCGATGGAGGAGTCAATGGCAATCCATCGGCAGGTCCCAACAAGGTTGAATTCCTGACTGTTCAAATAACGAAAGGGGCGATGGGCTTCGGCTTCACGATTGCAGACAGCGCCTACGGCCAAAAGGTCAAGACCATATTGGACAGGCCGCGTTGCAAGAACCTCCAAGAAGGAGACATCCTGGTTGACATTAACGGCATCAATATGCGACACATGAGTCACGGCGAAGTTGTCCag GTGCTGAAAGATTGCGCTTGGGGTCGCGAAGCATCCATTACTGTGCAACGTGGCGGTGCGGCAACGCCCACTAAAAACAAGtggaaaaaggggggaattaAAGAACAggaccaacaacaacagccgcCCGTCAGTCCGCGCAAACCTCCAGTCGGTGCTGGACTGTTTCGCAGTAAAACGCCCACCGCAGATCTTTAcag cgCCCAGACAAAGGAAGTGGTGCCCATCAGACCGAAAACGCCACTGGTGGACACACGCAACCGGCCCAAAACGCCCTCTATGGGAGTGGGTATGAGTAGCGGTGGTCCAGCTCAGCAATCGTCCCTGCCGGATCACCTGGAACAGCACCGCGAAATTAACCGAACGCCAGTCAACGCTCTGGCGGAGCAATTCCAGAACGGGATGAATTTCCAGGAGAATAACGGTTACAAtaatcagcaacaacaacggaACGTGATGAATCGAAGCCGAAGTCCAGGCAGGGAACTCGACTCGCATCCGTCGTCGATGCAGATGCACTACGAGAACGGCCTGCCACCGGACGCTGGTTATGGAGGCATGCCCAACGGCTATCCACCTGCCTACGAGTCGGATTACGGCCGGATGGGTCAACCGTCTCGCAATCCGCGTGCCGATCCCTACGCTCCCAATCCCTACACCGGTGGATCGTATTCCATGGATGCATCCCGTCCAATGGATTACgg ttaCGGCTATTCAGGAATGAATGGCCCAAATGTTCCAGACTATCCGGAAGAGAATCTAGGCCAGTTTCATCGCCAAGATTCCGGCTACGGCACGCAACCGCAGTCGGTGGTTGTCGGTTACAGCAACAATAGCGGCAATAGTGGCAATAACGTCCTGCGTCAGAATGCTGGTGGACCGGGCTCATTCGCCCCGCTCAAAGAAGGCACCAGCTTCGATCACGATTTACCGTCGTATCCACCGAGCATGTCGACAGGTCGGCCGGACGTGGCCATGCGGAGGCCACCGAACAATAGCGGCGGCAATGGCAACGCCAATCCACCAGTCAACTCATCTGGCCAGCAATcgctgccgccgccgccgccgcccgGCGAATGGATGGAAATGAACGTGACGCTCTTAAGACACGAAACGGGTTTCGGTTTCCGGATCGTTGGCGGCACAGAAGAAGGATCGCAAGTCTCGATCGGGCACATTGTTCCAGGCGGAGCAGCTGATCTGGACGGCCGGCTGAGGACCGGCGACGAAATTTTGGCCGTTGATTTAATGTCGGTCGTCCACACATCTCATCACCACGTTGTCCAGTTAATGGGCGCGGCCGCTCTCAATGGCCGAGTCTCCATTACGGTCAGGCGCTGGATACCCCTCCATCCATCGTCCATTTCTCCTCAAG ATACTGGATATCCAAGCGGAGTAGGTGACGGCAGTGGCATGATTTACCCGTACGACGTGACGGTAGTGCGTCGCGAAGACGAAGGTTTCGGTTTCGTCATCATCTCGTCGGTGACAAAGGGCGTCTCGTTTATCGGGCAAATCATTCCCGACAGCCCGGCCAAGCGTTGCAGTCAGCTGCACGTCGGTGACCGCATTTTGGCTGTCAATCATCACGACATATCCAGGCTTCACCATGGCGATATTGTCAACCTCATTAAAGATTCGGGTTACACCGTTACGCTCACTGTTGGTCCGCCTCTCGACGATACTGCCTCCAGCAACGCCTCCAATTCTCACCGG tccTCCGATGCCATGGTAACTGCCCAAGCCTTGCCCGCTCCTGCTAGTGACGGTACTAGGAGCCCCAacag AATTGACGCTTATCACCAACAGTATGTCTACAACCAGGAAGATCAAATCGATGGGCCGATGATT GACGGATCTGAGGCCTACCCGCCCATCGAAGAGGATCAACTTTACGCCGTTGAATTGAGCCGAGGCACGCGAGGATTTGGGTTCAGCATTCGAGGCGGAAGAGAATTTCATAATATGCCGCTCTTCGTTCTCCGCATCGCCGACAATGGCGCTGCCGCTCAAGATGGCCGTCTAAGA GTGGGTGATCAGCTGATTGAAATCAATGGCATCAGTACGAAGAATATGACGCACGCGGACGCTATCGAGTTGATTAAAAACGGGGGGATGGTGGTCCGTCTTCTACTCCGGCGAGGCAACGTTGCTCCTCCCATGG GTGAAAACGGGCAGATGTTATCGCCTTCAACCACGGGCTCGCCAACGACGCCGTCTGGCATGATGGAAATGATGAGACCCAACAGTTCCATGGCCCAGCCTCATCACGGCTCTTATGGCAGCAATGGACCACTTTCCCAAAATCACCAAACAGATAGCCGCATGCCTAACGGCATTCCCGTTGGCCATCAACAGCCTCCACCGCCAtctcagcaacagcaacaataCACGGGACCGCCGCCTTACATGATGGGTCCGCGTGGGATGCCGAATGGCGGCATGCGCGGAAACGTTCCCGCTCCATTGAACGTTCCGCCCAGTCAGCGCAATTTGAACGGGCCTTTAAGCCACAGTTCGCCGCGTGTTATCGGTGCAGCTGGCAACGTCGCTGGAGATTACTATTGGGGTTCTTGA